One window from the genome of Brachionichthys hirsutus isolate HB-005 chromosome 19, CSIRO-AGI_Bhir_v1, whole genome shotgun sequence encodes:
- the c9 gene encoding complement component C9 translates to MRTGVALRLGLCGLGLSLVILVDGLDVGLADPPAVDCVWSRWSPWRSCDPCTKTRRRSRGVEVFGQFGGQACQGSLGDREACVTDTLCVPHPPPVCSDSEFQCESGSCIKKRLMCNGDYDCEDGSDEDCDPVRKPCGSVALESNEQGRTAGYGINILGADPRMNPFNNDYFNGRCQRVFNPNTGLYDRLPWNVGVLNYQTQVDETVSREIYDNTHSLLREMLKEMSLKVDAGFSFKFESTEPTMSETPAGVKLDYQYEKKTMIKEMSEISTIKNKSFMRVKGKVQLSTYRLRPGSHQVAEEFLQHVASLPLEYEKGIYFAFLEDYGTHYTKNGISGGEYELIYVLNQDTIKARNLTARSIQECVKLGVAADFAGTSGTKAHYNQDKCDDVTTKSEGNVDGEAVVDKVMTSVKGGTLESAATMRAKLNKDGVMDVATYQDWARSIAGAPALIYSEPEPVHMLIPTSMPGANERSANVKQAIADYVAEYSACKCKPCHNGGTVALLDGKCVCLCSHLFEGASCQNFKGDKAQYSATRPSVIQEGNWSCWSSWSSCTRGRHRRTRSCNTIGLLGAICRGDASNEDHC, encoded by the exons ATGAGGACCGGGGTCGCGCTCCGGCTGGGCCTCTGTGGCCTGGGTCTAAGTCTGGTGATCCTCGTAGACGGGCT GGACGTAGGACTTGCTGATCCACCTGCAGTGGATTGTGTTTGGAGCCGCTGGTCTCCGTGGAGATCCTGTGATCCATGCACGAAAACCAGA AGGCGTTCTCGTGGCGTGGAGGTCTTTGGACAGTTTGGTGGTCAGGCCTGCCAGGGTTCGctgggagacagagaggcgtGTGTAACGGACACCTTATGTGTCCCGCATCCTCCCCCCGTGTGCTCCGACTCCGAGTTCCAATGCGAGTCAG GCTCTTGCATCAAGAAAAGATTAATGTGCAACGGGGACTACGACTGTGAGGACGGATCAGACGAGGACTGCGACCCGGTCCGTAAACCCTGTGGTTCAGTGGCCCTGGAGAGCAACGAGCAAGGCAGGACCGCGGGATACGG aatcaacATCTTGGGCGCGGATCCTCGGATGAACCCTTTCAACAACGACTACTTCAACGGGAGGTGTCAGCGAGTGTTTAACCCAAACACTGGGCTCTATGACAGGCTTCCCTGGAACGTTGGTGTGCTCAACTATCAG ACTCAAGTGGACGAAACTGTTTCCAGAGAAATCTACGACAACACGCACAGCCTCCTGAGGGAAATGTTGAAAGAGATGAGCCTTAAAGTCGACGCGGGATTTTCCTTCAAATTCGAATCCACTGAACCGACCATGTCCGAAACGCCCGCAGGTGTAAAGCTGGATTATCAATACGAAAAGAAAACGATGATAAAGGAGATGTCGGAGATTTCCACAATTAAG AACAAGAGCTTTATGCGGGTGAAGGGGAAAGTGCAGCTGAGCACCTACAGGCTTCGCCCCGGTTCGCACCAAGTAGCCGAGGAGTTCCTGCAGCACGTCGCCTCTTTGCCTCTGGAGTACGAGAAAGgcatttattttgcctttctGGAAGACTACGGGACTCACTACACCAAGAACGGGATCTCCGGCGGCGAATACGAGTTGATCTACGTCCTCAACCAGGACACCATCAAAGCAAGAA ATCTGACAGCGAGGAGCATACAAGAATGCGTCAAATTGGGCGTCGCGGCAGATTTTGCCGGCACAAGTGGCACAAAAGCTCACTACAACCAGGACAAGTGCGACGATGTGACAACAAAAAGCGAAG GTAACGTTGACGGCGAGGCCGTGGTGGACAAGGTGATGACATCAGTCAAAGGGGGGACTCTTGAAAGTGCTGCTACGATGAGGGCGAAGCTGAATAAGGACGGGGTGATGGACGTCGCCACGTATCAGGACTGGGCCCGGAGCATCGCGGGGGCCCCTGCACTGATTTACAGCGAG CCAGAgcccgtccacatgttgatcccGACGAGCATGCCCGGTGCCAACGAAAGGAGCGCCAACGTGAAGCAGGCGATCGCCGACTACGTGGCGGAGTATAGCGCGTGCAAGTGCAAGCCGTGTCACAACGGAGGCACCGTCGCTCTGCTCGACGGGaaatgcgtgtgtttgtgctctcACCTGTTTGAAGGTGCGAGCTGCCAGAACTTCAAAGGCGACAAAGCTCAATACTCAG ccACCAGACCTTCTGTTATCCAGGAGGGTAACTGGTCGTGCTGGTCCAGCTGGTCCAGCTGCACCAGAGGGAGACACAGGAGGACGCGGAGCTGTAACACCATTGGACTCCTTGGAGCTATTTGCAGAGGAGACGCCAGCAACGAAGATCactgctaa
- the gas1b gene encoding growth arrest-specific protein 1b: protein MAERALLMERIVIPILIIGLCVGSPPPPPRSRRLVCWKAIIKCHGEPDCHYAYDQYLYACASVIRGHRKKCPSHCVSSLLQLNLTQSGPVLEDCDCALDPVCKRTQQAIEPCVPRTRTLGCTEARRQCEADPSCSSAMADYLFHCRKLFGGERCSEECRRVIADMRSVPRAQQLDTCVCDGADRTICEHIKFSMQTFCSDASDRLAGSGSSDSEEDSEDDYIEQEDYQDAESSRSRGEREEAAIPEEDRGAM, encoded by the exons ATGGCAGAACGCGCGCTACTGATGGAGCGGATCGTGATTCCGATCCTGATCATCGGTTTATGTGtcggctctcctcctcctcccccccgcAGCCGCCGGCTGGTCTGCTGGAAAGCCATCATCAAGTGCCACGGAGAGCCGGACTGCCATTACGCGTACGACCAGTACCTTTACGCCTGCGCGTCTGTCATCAGAGGGCACCGTAAGAAGTGTCCCAGCCACTGCGTGTCCTCCCTCCTTCAGCTCAACCTGACCCAAAGCGGTCCGGTTCTGGAGGACTGCGACTGCGCCCTGGATCCGGTCTGCAAGAGGACCCAGCAAGCCATCGAGCCGTGCGTGCCGCGGACCAGGACCTTGGGCTGCACCGAGGCGCGGCGACAGTGTGAGGCGGACCCGTCGTGCAGCTCGGCTATGGCTGATTATTTATTCCACTGCAGGAAACTTTTCGGGGGGGAAAGGTGCTCGGAGGAGTGCCGCAGGGTGATCGCCGACATGCGCTCCGTTCCCAGGGCGCAGCAGCTCGACACTTGCGTGTGCGACGGCGCGGATCGGACCATATGCGAGCACATCAAGTTCAGCATGCAGACTTTCTGCTCCGATGCCAGCGACAGGTTGGCCGGGAGCGGCTCTTCGGACTCGGAGGAGGATTCTGAGGACGATTACATCGAGCAGGAGGATTATCAGGACGCGGAGAGCTCGA GGAGTCGGGGGGAGCGTGAGGAGGCGGCCATTCCCGAGGAAGACAGAGGAGCGATGTGA
- the LOC137908321 gene encoding fructose-1,6-bisphosphatase 1-like, which yields MSDKGGFDTNVLTLTRFVLEEGRKAHGTGELTNLLNSICTAVKAISTAVRKAGIANLYGIAGSTNVTGDQVKKLDILSNDLVINMIKSSFSACVLVSEEDEKALIIEPDQQGKYIVCFDPLDGSSNIDCLVSIGTIFAIYKKTTNDDPSEKDALQPGRNIVAAGYALYGSATMMVLSTGQGVNCFMLDPAIGEFILVDRDVKIKKKGKIYSLNEGYAQHFYPDVTEYLQKKKYPEDGSAPYGSRYVGSMVADVHRTLVYGGIFLYPANVKSPKGKLRLLYECNPMAFIMEQAGGMATTGSMNVLDIQPTNIHQRVPVVLGSPDDVQEYISICKKHHK from the exons ATGTCTGACAAAGGAGGCTTCGACACCAATGTGCTGACCCTCACCAGGTTTGTCCTGGAGGAGGGCAGGAAGGCGCATGGGACAGGTGAGCTGACCAACCTGCTCAACTCCATCTGCACCGCAGTGAAAGCCATCTCCACTGCTGTCAGGAAGGCTGGGATCGCTAACCT GTACGGCATTGCCGGAAGCACCAATGTGACGGGAGACCAGGTGAAGAAACTGGACATCCTGTCCAACGACCTGGTCATCAATATGATCAAGTCCTCCTTTTCTGCCTGTGTGCTGGTGTCAGAGGAAGACGAGAAGGCCCTCATCATCGAACCAGATCAGCAG GGAAAATACATCGTGTGCTTCGATCCACTGGATGGTTCCTCAAACATCGATTGTCTCGTCTCCATAGGAACAATTTTCGCCATCTACAAAAAG ACCACAAACGATGACCCGTCTGAGAAGGACGCCCTGCAGCCTGGAAGGAACATCGTCGCTGCTGGCTATGCTCTTTACGGCAGCGCCACCATGATGGTCCTCTCCACCGGCCAAGGAGTCAACTGCTTCATGCTCGACCCC GCGATTGGGGAGTTCATCTTGGTGGATCGGGATGTAAAGATtaagaaaaagggaaaaatcTACAGTTTGAATGAGGGATATGCGCAGCATTTTTATCCAGATGTGACAGAGTACCTCCAAAAGAAGAAATACCCAGAG GATGGTTCTGCTCCGTATGGCAGCCGATATGTCGGCTCAATGGTGGCTGACGTTCATCGCACTTTGGTGTACGGAGGGATCTTTTTATATCCCGCTAATGTCAAGAGTCCTAAAGGAAAG CTGAGGCTGTTGTACGAATGCAATCCCATGGCCTTCATCATGGAGCAGGCAGGAGGCATGGCCACAACGGGATCCATGAACGTTCTGGACATTCAGCCCACAAACATCCACCAGCGAGTCCCCGTGGTCCTGGGATCGCCCGATGACGTGCAGGAGTATATTTCCATCTGTAAAAAACATCACAAATGA
- the LOC137908720 gene encoding KN motif and ankyrin repeat domain-containing protein 1-like, which produces MSGQITEDCPPDYPGINDSYQTDVEYHRCLDCLQRGSTIKRLSLRRRPRVGINNVEKAQSGISSSQWHSAESLSSSSGDDARLLGMSSPTRGRPPLPPPYGSSMESKPSRHEGPAVPHVPNESKPQPAARSFTLHRQHSMVDRIPAVNPKAIDHEAMNQPQPHPRRRLASFGGVSSSGSLSPFTGLGAYNQNNNGSKPTSTGSDTHLSSSLGSRGSTGSLKLSTQSSGRSSPVLSLGPMHLQHVRDQMVIALQRLKELEEQVKSIPILHVKIAVLQEEKRQLGSQLRNQIDNKDENNVIWKRTHATEKTDIGNQVNKEEGVEGILRSDCTDLGEFKQLTEEIQALESTLKGRHLHAWHGIVHTTLHESAIKSFTVGMDEDVGKTFPKPLKENKSVCTDQVAIRSVATEVCEDNLGIYTKRDSELDAQQLIIGNLKKRISHLEAELKESALQTEMSRLKLELQTAGARNQADKASSAKPSAVSTSVEAKIQTASQGVGNHTELKDASTGGTTEVKTVGTSCRPELKDVCTGLDVPMSHWEVRKRVETREKGVGIHICMKTQGVGMEMRLCDAQTNTDRPTDRPKVEYKSVACGDCSVDVTVHEAKEVVSQGVTTDKVKGMDLGIMASPKTASQRTNTVSSSVSRFTNTGNAFNTDSSTNTIISTKDKHTNTPQTVTRTVSVGSRVNEVNCAPKPCTADEGTSNLQTYAFKRISGTISKVTRDTGVGFANVNENFLVGLKTRNMASGPSRLPDPIKTRSIGVGEGRIWDLSVSSSKPGQMSQQFPQSQWDPELKHYIEKMQRLLRDNGDLLTQENTQRDQLHPENQRSAHSKPACSNKAAAQRGTDVHPLDAQPPVVREIPSPSQLSPDSSKCDKANQEICQHGGNDSEVKRMIMMMEQQATSALQDRSTNAGVLQSVMKRQKGDHCCSRNRKSMKFLRVTTGLEPMSSFDFSAGENSEDVERRGSKKLKESQDGTQARRGKSNSAKGPKGSAKSPAHQRSKLNERMFSACQALKMHLLDNTALPSRELHDCLQTIQQEWFSVSSQKSAVPEILEDYLSAFRIISPSVLQRVANMADGNGNTALHYSVSHSNFGIVKKLLDAEVCKVDQQNKAGYTPIMLAALAAVEGPEDMRVVEQLFAEGDVNAKASQAGQTALMLAVSHGRMDMVRALLARGAEVNLQDDEGSTALMCASEHGHADIVRLLLAQPGSDPDLTDSDDSTALSIALEAGHNGIAVLLYAHSNFSRGQAQTAGAHPSGRTLSSGGRNDFD; this is translated from the exons ATGTCAG GTCAAATCACTGAAGACTGCCCTCCGGATTACCCTGGGATTAACGACAGTTATCAAACAGACGTGGAATACCATCGTTGCCTGGACTGTCTTCAACGCGGCAGCACCATTAAGCGACTAAGCCTTAGAAGGAGGCCCAGAGTGGGCATCAATAATGTGGAAAAAGCCCAGAGTGGTATTTCATCCAGCCAGTGGCATTCGGCAGAATCCTTGTCATCATCTAGCGGTGATGATGCAAGACTGCTGGGCATGTCTTCTCCAACCCGAGGTCGaccccctcttcctccgccgTATGGATCCTCAATGGAGAGCAAACCTTCTAGGCATGAAGGACCAGCAGTGCCTCACGTACCCAACGAGTCAAAACCACAGCCTGCTGCAAGATCTTTTACTTTGCATAGACAACACTCGATGGTGGACCGGATCCCTGCAGTAAACCCAAAAGCCATAGACCACGAGGCGATGAACCAACCTCAACCCCATCCCCGTAGAAGACTGGCCAGCTTTGGAGGGGTAAGCTCCTCTGGTTCACTTTCCCCTTTCACTGGTCTGGGTGCATATAATCAAAATAATAATGGAAGCAAGCCGACTAGCACAGGAAGTGATACGCACCTTAGTTCATCCCTGGGCAGCAGAGGAAGCACAGGATCCTTGAAGCTAAGCACACAGAGCTCTGGTAGAAGCAGTCCAGTTCTAAGTCTTGGCCCGATGCACCTGCAGCATGTCCGTGACCAGATGGTGAtcgctctacagagactgaagGAGTTGGAGGAGCAGGTGAAAAGCATCCCCATTCTTCATGTAAAAATCGCAGTCCTTCAAGAGGAAAAGAGGCAGCTTGGCTCTCAACTCCGTAACCAAATTGACAACAAGGATGAAAATAATGTAATATGGAAGCGAACGCATGCCACAGAAAAGACTGACATTGGAAATCAGGTAAATAAAGAGGAAGGAGTTGAGGGCATATTGAGAAGCGACTGCACCGATCTTGGGGAGTTCAAACAACTGACTGAAGAGATACAGGCTTTGGAATCAACACTCAAGGGTAGGCATTTGCATGCATGGCATGGAATAGTCCATACAACTCTTCATGAAAGTGCTATCAAGTCATTTACAGTTGGAATGGATGAAGATGTGGGTAAAACCTTCCCTAAaccattaaaagaaaacaaatctgtttgcaCGGATCAGGTAGCGATAAGGTCCGTTGCAACAGAAGTTTGTGAAGATAATCTCGGGATTTACACAAAAAGGGATTCAGAACTTGATGCCCAGCAACTGATAATTGGCAACTTGAAGAAGAGAATTAGCCACTTGGAAGCAGAGTTGAAAGAATCCGCTCTCCAAACTGAGATGAGCCGTCTGAAACTGGAGCTTCAGACTGCAGGAGCAAGAAACCAAGCTGATAAAGCCTCCTCTGCAAAGCCATCCGCCGTGAGTACCAGCGTCGAGGCAAAGATTCAAACTGCTAGCCAGGGAGTGGGCAATCACACTGAGCTGAAAGACGCCAGTACAGGGGGGACAACAGAGGTGAAGACAGTGGGAACATCTTGTAGGCCTGAGCTGAAGGATGTTTGCACAGGCCTAGATGTACCCATGAGCCACTGGGAGGTCAGGAAGCGAGTGGAGACCAGGGAGAAAGGCGTAGGGATCCATATTTGTATGAAAACACAAGGAGTTGGGATGGAGATGAGGTTGTGTGATGCCCAAACCAACACAGACAGACCAACGGACAGACCAAAGGTTGAATATAAATCAGTGGCCTGTGGGGACTGCTCTGTGGATGTGACAGTTCATGAGGCAAAGGAAGTGGTTTCTCAAGGTGTTACCACAGACAAAGTAAAAGGGATGGATCTGGGAATCATGGCATCACCCAAGACAGCTTCTCAACGTACCAACACTGTGTCCAGTTCAGTGTCTCGCTTTACGAACACCGGGAATGCCTTCAACACGGACTCCAGCACTAATACCATAATAAGtaccaaagacaaacacaccaacaccCCTCAGACTGTTACGAGGACAGTGTCAGTAGGCAGTCGGGTCAACGAAGTGAATTGTGCTCCTAAACCATGTACAGCTGATGAAGGAACCTCAAATCTGCAAACATATGCCTTCAAACGAATATCGGGGACAATCTCCAAGGTGACCAGAGACACCGGTGTGGGATTTGCCAATGTCAATGAGAACTTCCTGGTTGGATTAAAAACCCGAAACATGGCCTCTGGACCATCGCGTCTACCTGATCCCATCAAGACAAGGAGCATCGGCGTGGGGGAAGGGAGGATATGGGATTTGTCCGTTTCATCCAGTAAACCTGGGCAGATGTCCCAGCAATTTCCCCAGTCCCAGTGGGACCCTGAGCTGAAGCATTACATAGAGAAGATGCAAAGACTCCTCAGGGATAATGGAGACCTGCTCACACAGGAAAACACTCAGAGGGACCAACTTCACCCAGAGAACCAGAGAAGTGCACACTCCAAACCGGCCTGCAGTAACAAAGCTGCAGCACAACGAGGGACAGATGTCCATCCCTTAGATGCTCAGCCACCAG TCGTCAGAGAGATTCCGTCCCCATCTCAGCTTTCACCCGACTCCTCCAAGTGTGACAAAGCAAATCAGGAAATCTGCCAACATGGTGGAAATGATTCAGAGGTCAAAaggatgataatgatgatggaaCAACAAGCCACCTCAGCTCTGCAAG acAGGTCAACCAATGCCGGTGTGCTGCAATCCGTTATGAAGAGACAGAAGGGTGACCACTGCTGtagcagaaacaggaagagcaTGAAGTTTTTGAGGGTGACCACAGG ACTGGAGCCCATGTCGTCTTTCGACTTCTCTGCCGGTGAAAACTCTGAGGACGTAGAACGGAGAGGAAGCAAAAAATTAAAGGAGTCTCAAGATGGAACCCAAGCAAGAAGGGGCAAAAGTAACTCCGCCAAGGGACCGAAGGGGTCGGCGAAGTCACCTGCACATCAGAG GTCTAAGCTAAACGAAAGGATGTTTTCTGCTTGTCAAGCACTAAAGATGCATCTGCTCGATAACACAGCTTTACCCAGCAGGGAATTG CACGACTGTCTCCAAACCATCCAGCAGGAATGGTTCTCCGTGTCCAGCCAGAAGTCGGCCGTCCCTGAGATCTTGGAGGACTACTTGTCTGCTTTTCGAATCATTTCGCCATCGGTTCTGCAGCGTGTAGCTAATATGGCTGACGGCAACGGGAACACGGCTTTGCACtacagcgtgtctcactccaACTTCGGGATCGTCAAGAAATTGCTTGATGCAG AGGTGTGTAAAGTGGATCAGCAGAACAAAGCGGGCTACACGCCCATCATGCTGGCGGCGCTCGCGGCGGTAGAAGGTCCAGAGGACATGCGGGTGGTGGAGCAGCTCTTCGCCGAAGGTGACGTCAACGCCAAGGCGAGCCAG GCCGGCCAGACGGCTCTGATGCTGGCCGTGAGCCACGGCCGGATGGACATGGTGCGTGCGCTCCTGGCCAGGGGGGCGGAGGTCAACCTCCAGGACGACGAGGGCTCCACGGCCTTGATGTGCGCCAGCGAGCACGGCCACGCCGACAtcgtcaggctgctgctggcCCAGCCGGGCAGCGACCCCGACCTGACTGATAGT gatgaCAGCACGGCCCTGAGCATAGCGCTGGAGGCGGGACATAACGGCATCGCCGTGCTCCTTTACGCGCATTCCAACTTCTCCAGAGGACAGGCG CAGACAGCCGGCGCTCATCCCAGCGGCAGGACTCTCTCCTCCGGGGGTAGAAATGACTTTGACTGA